In a genomic window of Ochrobactrum sp. Marseille-Q0166:
- a CDS encoding (2Fe-2S)-binding protein, whose product MGNIMNGGQFLPISSGKKPDFVIYFDDHSIPAYHGETVIAALLRQQKSLSFSEFDKTPRAGFCLMGACQDCSVWTHYGERLRACRATVEEGQKLLSRAPMHGFPV is encoded by the coding sequence ATGGGGAACATAATGAACGGAGGTCAATTCCTTCCTATAAGCTCAGGCAAAAAGCCGGACTTCGTTATTTATTTCGATGACCACTCCATTCCTGCTTATCACGGAGAGACCGTGATAGCGGCTTTGTTACGGCAGCAGAAAAGCCTGTCATTCTCAGAGTTTGATAAAACACCGAGAGCCGGCTTTTGCCTAATGGGAGCATGTCAGGACTGTTCTGTCTGGACACACTATGGTGAACGCTTGCGCGCTTGCCGCGCAACTGTTGAGGAGGGGCAAAAGCTCCTCAGCCGTGCGCCAATGCATGGATTTCCGGTATGA